From Calothrix sp. PCC 6303, a single genomic window includes:
- a CDS encoding transposase gives MRGYRLFNYRQNTGELYGCIISKADELNSLIRAINGIENHIHLVDSIPPKISISDFVQKIKGSSTHYINHLDPVEDVFSWQRGYGVFSLGKKELEQAVIDVKNQKEHHLNGMIIASLEEYNQDDDAPKQFYLESSLDDWNNRKIL, from the coding sequence CTGAGGGGATATAGACTTTTCAACTATAGGCAAAATACAGGAGAACTTTATGGTTGCATTATTAGCAAAGCTGATGAACTCAATAGTCTTATTCGTGCTATTAACGGCATTGAAAATCATATTCATTTAGTAGATTCCATTCCCCCAAAAATATCCATTTCTGACTTTGTTCAAAAAATTAAAGGCAGCAGCACCCATTATATTAATCATTTAGATCCTGTGGAAGACGTGTTTAGTTGGCAAAGAGGATATGGGGTTTTCTCATTGGGTAAAAAAGAACTGGAACAAGCTGTTATTGATGTGAAAAATCAGAAAGAACATCATTTAAATGGAATGATAATCGCATCTTTAGAAGAATATAATCAAGATGACGATGCTCCTAAACAATTTTATCTTGAGTCATCTCTAGATGACTGGAATAACAGGAAAATTCTTTAG